In Pseudomonas nunensis, a single window of DNA contains:
- a CDS encoding MarC family protein, with protein sequence MLHVLFSVYLKMLVLYSPFFVLSCFISLTRGYSRKEQRRLAWKVAVATLVSSVLLYLFGRVIFSVFGITVDAFRIGAGSVLFISALGMAQGKSAVQTDNVQQDVTIVPLTIPLTVGPGTIGALLVMGVSQPHWDDKLTAILSIALASFTVGVVLYLSNRIERILGDQGLQIVSRLMGLFVCALAAQIIFTGVKGYLVP encoded by the coding sequence ATGCTCCACGTGTTGTTCAGCGTTTACCTGAAGATGCTGGTGCTCTACAGCCCGTTCTTCGTTTTGTCCTGTTTCATCAGCCTGACCCGCGGTTATTCGCGCAAGGAACAACGCCGCCTTGCCTGGAAAGTGGCGGTCGCGACACTGGTATCCAGTGTCTTGCTGTACCTGTTCGGGCGAGTGATTTTCAGCGTGTTCGGGATCACCGTGGACGCGTTCCGCATCGGTGCCGGCAGCGTGTTGTTCATCTCGGCGCTAGGCATGGCCCAGGGCAAATCGGCGGTGCAGACCGACAACGTGCAGCAGGACGTCACCATCGTGCCGCTGACCATTCCCCTGACGGTTGGCCCCGGCACCATCGGTGCGCTGCTGGTGATGGGTGTGAGCCAGCCGCACTGGGATGACAAGCTCACGGCGATTCTCAGTATTGCCCTGGCCAGTTTTACGGTGGGGGTAGTGCTGTATTTATCGAACCGGATCGAGCGGATTCTCGGCGACCAGGGTTTGCAGATTGTCAGCCGGTTGATGGGGCTGTTCGTCTGCGCACTCGCGGCGCAGATTATCTTTACCGGGGTGAAGGGCTATCTGGTGCCCTGA
- a CDS encoding TcdA/TcdB pore-forming domain-containing protein — MSLQEVVNGGEYVGIANLLSRAELERVLAPYKKSDQYAGILRYYQGCLDAQDDQSLLRPLALLDDALESILPAVRRRRETDEPLSPGRAAEDVFEVHDKVREYATRANSSAALMKKSMSPVPKKMHFVWLGGGIGDIQRDYINVWKQVLATEGYEFKLWYDSDALLAYETNRIVVEAAKADAMIAGGETAETSAFALGDLYKERVVVSKEQLFNHITRSNVGADEARIDLLVRGYAQDERSLRALRQRNVESLQALADDQLQLVDIRPLSESFQLFDIYEREIGLRGNLAAASDVVRYEVMHSEAGIYSDADYLPPFVERLGEVATKKIVGVNANLGVLQMILERNPELMPGRSKIAGKYKSYTQYIPAELVPALEQFANSRPSIKDIFASPGNWSVAGDALRTAFVENLALNNSFLMAHPQSGVVQAVMDRVRFMYEAKDEFASLMEAQGVSINDERWMGGAIEFFESKEDPLLLSDVEEFWRGDKRAAALGRYMEDGVLPGADGTIFLTGPDAMFAGMSLYERANLTPDDARQFRQQAALLKGFNYFTEEEQDHSWKEPIVLWDEWGTSEQKKWKNGLFKARFAGNMTELLKHQTIEFDAGWPLIEGRHVLSTSILQRLLDHLGEPFVKAMSQGSDASVTFNKLLPLGFDDRQAIIAQDVRVFPPAVTSDARTRDLSITEVLERLASGSLLTEQLSAAQRLFLGPLLGLESLDNRSFEAVAGELETLARKINDNGIAGRYAVIEEQLFKYKATEFMAGLSSPIDAPMGHAESALPLKKNAMEKPLSLRQWGQQVARIQQVAKSEFRERLAERSGELKGSFREANARFVPQDLLFDGFGDTIGRRCYPLVLVMAAALAKGDEAVAMLRERFFVSVVEPEDSSSKSFVRAIDALHGAEVAEVGTPPRVNLQQVVDLLKARTSTSTLMLNSDNHAMLVAKTWVGDRSTYHFYDPNLGVFDFAHPEGMLSDLQNFFGQMGMADYYSAYHERGQLTFDLVEVQSDQIAQWELSSEVRVEDVLLPGTLKELDAAGGRKRLTSVRGQSLVSTSRLGKSLMELDSHWWGQQITQASHDLQAKNQLTADFIPLFETLEITPRGDYQLSLIKPEKPGIPEQLVRVVTDDQRFLRIKNHLTELFEKLTARRVNALDPTSVGAVHTLNAGFAIQALMNALRGREGDDRSLTLAVRLHAYVNYAQIVHGLVIDMVGVVSLVRQGLAQERLIAQTSSTVAGEALGHVAGEGVGTVLGMVNVGFDVYQLSQADNEVDVARFGTQLAFDWASLVLGAAGMGAGLASAATVAAFFGGASVIVGGLAVGVGALAQGFAMVAERSKQVGLFFHELDQAYRGAPFSWSPQQNAWQAHPKLVVQSLDLRSGVVTYDSQRLFPLRDHFGVPDYDVDYDRAINLRQSLELPGSGTFRPAVGEVIILPCTPRTHYGYDYHTLPFSSWRHDQGFDVARRLETKKPDGQWQFLFTFYSFPGEYILQNIYPYYRPHTTSVIHVRLDDVPRTLVVPTLLKSWHGRIAYEIEASDAPCTLMLNQGVDVRLTSSNLKAQQWTLLATWAQESDVQFLNGGALRVGGVNITYRGEAVFDITLHLAGNNRFLVDHRQQVLIPLEVDALPGTDTQTLQSHFKALAREHRLEQPYTPVHNFLIPFDDAKEERHTTAYYDSAEDRFLYIQDDDVIVPEDPLLGAVVEGSAYFYHPQSAEVIRTDVVSGLITHRYRLMLKRGEFAVTQCSAVPGGVKVVQELIDGNQSYVLEYLLTDDGVFLNTLTRGLETTLEDVLGQAPTLSDWKPLLGDYTAWPVVPSKQRFKTLVWQLGAFVSIQWKPEDGRSDMSWVRSSDGLIIRPLPARHHLRGWKDSDKEQNQSSLLAPAGKEGDVFVVYKRGSSRLCVQRRSIVDAQVKLSVEWKTLKGLKSVVVAQEGCLALTDEGLFYQISPLGELQLGGVTEVWFKDRPQWWSQLPAVVAEVPFTTLALIGLNNARGDARLCAWYLEGRLLLANPGHGKEVRLLGAIPDNTAAWLFDVASGEICRQAFIDDEQLPKAFGDSTRLLVADALPAPQRLWSPWAFSEVSRRGAGLLATTVEGIQMELNHQETALITGVDSQWVHEHADALVEHLKALVSSTQRCAPLLNVAHPVRQQWFVSSSGRLIEAAKVPRPESSVALGTQRHTNVLLFDAADGFLRRYPLAETVGPLAYVQRDVDTLTVESNQRLDDVLPLIPDDVSTLILRLGHAGAKCQLSLAAWRRLESVIVDCRPPLGKPAPLVRLDWTLDSPEQLIVSLVDEHLVMLDPVTCHSLIWREAYAKDVTLRGHAVVAIDGYRSTAVSDLVNALVAKPGAAGSVLFKDIAQDEPVMS, encoded by the coding sequence ATGAGTCTGCAGGAAGTTGTTAATGGTGGTGAGTATGTTGGCATTGCCAATCTTCTAAGTCGTGCCGAATTGGAGCGTGTACTCGCGCCGTATAAGAAATCTGATCAGTACGCTGGCATCCTTCGTTATTATCAGGGCTGCCTCGACGCGCAGGATGACCAAAGCCTGCTTCGTCCGCTGGCGTTGCTGGATGACGCGTTGGAGTCAATTCTCCCCGCTGTACGGCGACGCCGAGAAACCGACGAGCCATTGTCCCCTGGCCGCGCGGCGGAGGATGTATTTGAAGTACACGATAAGGTCAGGGAATACGCCACTCGTGCCAATAGCAGCGCTGCGCTAATGAAAAAGAGCATGTCGCCCGTGCCGAAAAAAATGCACTTTGTCTGGCTCGGCGGTGGCATTGGGGACATCCAGCGCGACTACATCAATGTTTGGAAACAAGTATTGGCGACCGAAGGCTACGAGTTCAAGCTGTGGTATGACAGTGATGCCCTGCTGGCGTATGAGACCAATCGTATTGTGGTAGAAGCTGCCAAGGCCGACGCAATGATAGCGGGTGGGGAGACCGCGGAAACTTCCGCTTTTGCATTAGGTGATTTGTATAAGGAGCGGGTAGTCGTCTCGAAAGAGCAATTGTTCAATCACATTACCCGTTCGAACGTCGGCGCTGATGAGGCACGAATTGACTTGCTGGTTCGGGGTTATGCACAAGACGAAAGATCCCTTAGGGCGCTCAGGCAGCGAAATGTTGAAAGTCTACAGGCGCTGGCCGATGACCAACTGCAACTTGTCGATATTCGCCCGCTGTCGGAGTCCTTCCAGTTATTCGATATCTATGAGCGAGAAATTGGTCTTCGCGGCAATCTTGCGGCAGCCTCGGACGTCGTGCGTTATGAGGTCATGCACAGCGAGGCAGGTATTTATAGCGACGCTGATTATTTACCTCCATTTGTGGAGAGACTGGGAGAGGTAGCAACAAAGAAGATTGTTGGCGTGAATGCCAACCTGGGTGTCTTGCAAATGATACTTGAGCGTAACCCGGAGCTGATGCCGGGGCGATCGAAGATCGCGGGGAAATATAAAAGCTACACACAATATATCCCCGCTGAGTTGGTGCCCGCGCTGGAGCAATTCGCCAATAGCCGGCCGTCTATCAAGGATATCTTTGCCAGCCCTGGAAATTGGTCTGTCGCCGGTGATGCGTTGCGCACGGCTTTTGTCGAAAATCTCGCATTGAACAACTCATTTCTTATGGCTCATCCACAATCTGGGGTCGTTCAAGCGGTAATGGACCGTGTGCGATTCATGTACGAGGCGAAGGATGAATTTGCCTCCCTGATGGAAGCTCAAGGTGTCTCCATTAACGATGAGAGATGGATGGGCGGGGCTATTGAGTTCTTCGAGAGCAAAGAAGATCCGCTGCTGTTGAGTGACGTTGAGGAGTTCTGGAGGGGCGACAAACGCGCCGCTGCGCTTGGACGGTACATGGAGGATGGCGTTTTACCCGGTGCTGATGGAACGATTTTTCTTACCGGCCCCGATGCCATGTTTGCGGGCATGAGCCTTTATGAGAGGGCAAACCTTACCCCTGATGACGCTAGACAGTTCCGTCAACAGGCGGCGCTGTTGAAAGGCTTCAATTATTTCACTGAAGAAGAACAGGATCACAGCTGGAAGGAGCCGATCGTCTTATGGGATGAGTGGGGTACCAGCGAACAGAAAAAGTGGAAGAACGGCCTGTTCAAGGCTCGTTTCGCAGGAAACATGACAGAACTGCTCAAACACCAAACCATCGAGTTCGACGCAGGCTGGCCGCTGATCGAAGGTCGGCATGTACTCTCGACCAGTATTCTCCAGCGCTTGCTTGATCACCTCGGCGAGCCGTTTGTGAAGGCGATGAGTCAGGGCAGTGATGCCAGCGTGACGTTCAACAAGTTGTTGCCGCTGGGGTTTGACGATCGCCAGGCCATCATCGCTCAAGATGTCAGGGTATTCCCGCCGGCGGTGACCAGTGACGCCAGGACCCGAGATCTTTCTATCACCGAGGTGCTTGAGCGCCTGGCCAGCGGTTCCTTGCTGACGGAGCAATTGAGTGCCGCCCAACGCCTGTTTCTCGGTCCCCTGCTGGGGCTCGAGTCGCTCGACAATCGTAGCTTCGAAGCGGTGGCGGGTGAACTCGAAACCCTGGCCAGAAAGATCAATGATAACGGCATCGCGGGACGTTACGCGGTCATTGAAGAGCAACTGTTCAAGTACAAGGCAACTGAATTCATGGCGGGGTTGTCCAGCCCGATCGACGCTCCGATGGGCCACGCCGAGAGTGCTCTGCCGTTAAAGAAAAACGCCATGGAAAAACCCTTGAGCCTGCGTCAGTGGGGCCAACAAGTGGCGCGAATCCAGCAAGTGGCAAAATCCGAATTCCGTGAACGGCTTGCCGAACGCTCCGGTGAACTGAAGGGCAGTTTTCGCGAGGCGAACGCCCGTTTTGTCCCTCAGGACCTGTTGTTCGATGGCTTCGGCGACACCATCGGTCGGCGGTGCTATCCCTTGGTACTCGTCATGGCAGCGGCGCTCGCCAAAGGAGACGAAGCGGTCGCCATGCTGCGCGAGCGTTTCTTCGTGAGCGTCGTGGAGCCTGAGGACAGCAGCTCGAAAAGCTTTGTGCGCGCCATCGACGCGTTGCACGGTGCGGAGGTGGCTGAGGTTGGCACTCCGCCGCGAGTCAACCTGCAGCAAGTGGTGGATTTGCTGAAGGCCCGGACATCAACCAGCACGCTAATGCTCAACTCCGACAACCACGCCATGCTGGTGGCCAAAACCTGGGTCGGCGATCGCAGTACTTACCACTTTTACGATCCGAACCTCGGCGTTTTCGATTTTGCGCACCCCGAGGGCATGCTCAGCGACCTGCAGAACTTTTTCGGGCAAATGGGCATGGCCGATTATTACAGCGCCTACCACGAGCGCGGCCAACTGACGTTTGATCTGGTCGAAGTGCAAAGCGATCAGATTGCGCAATGGGAGCTGTCCTCGGAAGTGCGCGTCGAAGACGTGCTGTTACCTGGCACATTGAAAGAGTTGGATGCTGCCGGTGGCCGAAAACGCTTGACCAGCGTCCGGGGGCAGTCGCTGGTAAGCACTTCGCGACTGGGCAAAAGCCTGATGGAGCTGGACAGTCATTGGTGGGGCCAACAAATCACGCAGGCCAGCCATGATTTGCAAGCCAAAAACCAGCTGACTGCCGACTTTATCCCATTGTTTGAAACCCTGGAAATCACTCCCCGGGGCGACTATCAACTGAGCCTGATCAAACCCGAAAAGCCCGGTATCCCCGAGCAACTGGTGCGCGTTGTCACCGACGATCAGCGCTTCCTGCGCATCAAGAATCACCTCACCGAACTCTTCGAAAAACTGACCGCGCGCCGGGTCAATGCGCTCGATCCGACCAGCGTTGGCGCGGTCCACACCCTCAACGCCGGGTTTGCGATCCAGGCGTTGATGAATGCGTTACGTGGCCGCGAAGGAGATGATCGAAGCCTGACGTTGGCGGTGCGTCTGCACGCTTATGTGAACTACGCGCAGATCGTCCATGGTCTGGTGATCGATATGGTGGGCGTTGTCAGTCTGGTGCGTCAGGGCTTGGCCCAGGAGCGCTTGATCGCGCAGACCAGTTCCACGGTGGCCGGCGAAGCGCTCGGGCATGTGGCCGGTGAAGGCGTCGGCACGGTGTTGGGCATGGTTAACGTGGGGTTCGATGTTTACCAGTTGAGCCAGGCAGACAACGAAGTGGATGTCGCCCGGTTTGGTACCCAATTGGCCTTCGACTGGGCCAGTCTGGTGCTCGGCGCTGCGGGCATGGGCGCCGGTCTGGCGTCGGCTGCCACGGTGGCGGCGTTTTTCGGTGGGGCGTCGGTAATCGTCGGCGGGCTCGCTGTCGGTGTCGGCGCATTGGCCCAGGGCTTTGCCATGGTGGCCGAACGGTCCAAGCAGGTCGGGCTGTTTTTTCATGAGCTGGATCAGGCGTATCGCGGTGCTCCCTTCAGTTGGAGCCCGCAGCAGAACGCCTGGCAGGCGCACCCAAAACTGGTGGTCCAGAGCCTGGACCTGCGCAGCGGCGTGGTGACTTACGACAGTCAGCGCCTGTTCCCGTTGCGCGATCATTTCGGCGTTCCGGATTACGATGTGGATTACGACCGCGCGATCAACCTGCGTCAAAGCCTCGAGCTGCCCGGCTCGGGCACATTCCGCCCGGCGGTTGGCGAGGTGATTATCCTGCCGTGCACACCTCGAACACATTACGGCTATGACTACCACACACTGCCGTTCTCTTCCTGGCGGCATGACCAGGGTTTCGATGTCGCTCGCCGTCTGGAGACAAAGAAGCCGGATGGGCAGTGGCAGTTTCTGTTCACGTTCTATTCGTTCCCGGGCGAATACATTCTGCAGAATATTTACCCGTACTACCGGCCTCACACCACATCGGTGATCCATGTCCGGCTTGACGATGTGCCGCGCACGCTGGTGGTGCCGACGCTGCTCAAAAGCTGGCATGGCCGGATCGCTTATGAGATCGAAGCCAGCGATGCGCCTTGCACGCTGATGCTTAACCAGGGCGTGGATGTTCGACTCACGTCGTCGAACCTGAAGGCACAGCAGTGGACGCTGCTGGCAACCTGGGCGCAGGAGAGCGACGTACAGTTTCTGAATGGCGGGGCCTTGAGAGTCGGTGGGGTCAACATCACCTATCGCGGCGAAGCGGTGTTCGATATCACGTTGCATTTGGCCGGTAACAACCGTTTTCTGGTCGACCATCGTCAACAAGTGTTGATCCCGCTGGAAGTGGATGCACTGCCGGGTACTGATACCCAGACATTGCAATCGCACTTCAAGGCATTGGCCCGGGAGCATCGACTGGAGCAGCCGTACACGCCGGTACACAATTTCCTTATCCCGTTCGATGACGCCAAGGAAGAACGCCACACCACCGCCTACTACGATTCGGCCGAGGACCGTTTCCTGTACATCCAGGACGACGACGTCATTGTGCCCGAGGATCCGCTGTTGGGCGCGGTGGTGGAGGGCTCTGCGTATTTCTATCACCCGCAAAGTGCCGAGGTGATCAGGACCGATGTGGTCAGTGGCCTGATCACTCACCGCTATCGGTTGATGCTCAAGCGTGGCGAGTTCGCCGTCACACAATGTTCGGCGGTGCCGGGCGGGGTCAAGGTTGTCCAGGAACTGATCGATGGCAATCAAAGCTACGTCCTGGAATATTTGCTCACTGATGACGGCGTGTTCCTCAATACGCTGACTCGCGGTCTGGAAACCACACTGGAAGACGTGCTCGGACAGGCGCCGACACTGTCTGACTGGAAGCCGCTGTTGGGAGATTACACCGCGTGGCCCGTCGTGCCCTCGAAGCAGCGCTTTAAAACGTTGGTCTGGCAATTGGGAGCTTTCGTTTCGATTCAATGGAAGCCGGAGGACGGCCGCTCTGATATGAGTTGGGTGCGCAGTAGCGATGGCTTGATTATTCGGCCGCTGCCTGCGCGACATCACCTTCGTGGCTGGAAGGATTCGGACAAGGAGCAGAACCAATCCAGCCTGCTGGCGCCGGCTGGTAAGGAGGGAGATGTGTTTGTTGTGTACAAACGTGGCAGCTCGCGCCTGTGCGTGCAGCGCCGTTCCATCGTCGATGCACAGGTCAAGCTGTCAGTCGAGTGGAAGACGCTCAAGGGACTCAAGAGCGTCGTGGTGGCACAAGAAGGTTGTCTGGCTCTGACCGACGAGGGGTTGTTTTATCAGATATCGCCGCTGGGCGAGTTGCAGCTGGGAGGAGTAACGGAGGTCTGGTTCAAGGATCGACCGCAATGGTGGTCGCAGTTGCCTGCGGTGGTGGCCGAGGTGCCTTTCACTACGCTGGCTCTCATCGGTTTGAACAATGCTCGCGGTGATGCGCGCTTGTGCGCCTGGTACCTCGAAGGTCGCCTGTTGTTGGCCAATCCGGGGCACGGCAAGGAAGTGCGATTGCTCGGTGCAATTCCGGATAACACGGCGGCCTGGTTGTTCGACGTCGCGAGTGGAGAGATTTGTCGCCAAGCGTTTATCGACGACGAACAACTGCCGAAAGCCTTTGGCGACAGTACTCGATTATTAGTCGCTGATGCACTGCCAGCACCACAACGGCTGTGGAGTCCGTGGGCATTCAGTGAAGTGTCGCGCCGTGGTGCCGGCCTGTTGGCCACGACCGTGGAAGGCATTCAAATGGAACTGAACCATCAGGAAACGGCGTTGATCACTGGCGTCGACAGCCAGTGGGTGCACGAACACGCCGATGCCTTGGTCGAACATCTCAAGGCGCTGGTGAGCAGCACGCAGCGTTGCGCCCCGTTGCTCAACGTGGCTCATCCTGTGCGCCAACAGTGGTTTGTCAGCAGTAGCGGGCGTTTGATCGAGGCGGCCAAAGTGCCGCGCCCCGAGTCATCCGTTGCATTGGGCACTCAGCGACATACCAACGTCTTGTTGTTCGATGCGGCCGACGGCTTTTTGCGCCGCTATCCGCTCGCTGAAACGGTGGGGCCACTGGCCTACGTGCAACGCGATGTAGACACGCTGACGGTCGAAAGCAACCAGAGACTCGATGATGTGCTGCCATTGATTCCCGACGATGTCAGTACCTTGATCCTGCGTCTGGGCCATGCCGGCGCCAAGTGCCAATTGTCACTGGCGGCCTGGCGTCGGCTGGAATCGGTAATCGTCGATTGCCGACCGCCCTTGGGCAAACCGGCGCCACTGGTCAGGCTGGACTGGACGCTGGACTCGCCGGAGCAATTGATCGTCAGCCTGGTAGATGAACACCTGGTGATGCTCGATCCTGTCACGTGCCATAGCCTGATCTGGCGTGAAGCCTATGCGAAGGACGTCACGCTGCGTGGTCATGCGGTCGTTGCCATCGACGGTTATCGTTCGACGGCGGTGTCGGATCTGGTCAATGCGCTGGTGGCGAAACCGGGGGCGGCGGGGAGTGTGCTGTTCAAGGACATTGCGCAGGATGAACCTGTCATGAGCTGA